A genome region from Altererythrobacter aquiaggeris includes the following:
- the leuD gene encoding 3-isopropylmalate dehydratase small subunit, translated as MKAVSTITSPAVPLLRDNIDTDTIIPSREMRSTGRTGLAGGLFAPWRYTNASTRERDAAFVLNQRDAIGTRLLLAGRNFGCGSSREHAVWALMEFGIEAIIAPSFAPIFKANCLRNGLLPIELPDELVRSLPWEMVHIDLAAQTVSAGEHSWHLEIDPEARQMLLEGLDAIDLTLARLKTAMGRWLSEDRTNRPWIYLEKQK; from the coding sequence ATGAAAGCGGTCTCCACTATCACCAGTCCCGCCGTGCCCTTGCTACGCGACAATATCGACACCGATACCATCATCCCGAGCCGGGAAATGCGGAGCACCGGGCGCACAGGCCTGGCAGGGGGCTTGTTCGCCCCTTGGCGCTATACCAATGCATCCACACGCGAACGCGACGCAGCCTTCGTGCTCAACCAGCGCGACGCAATCGGGACGCGCCTGTTGCTCGCGGGACGGAACTTCGGCTGCGGGTCGAGCCGGGAACATGCGGTCTGGGCGCTCATGGAGTTCGGCATCGAGGCAATCATAGCCCCCAGCTTTGCACCGATCTTCAAGGCCAATTGCCTTCGCAATGGCCTCCTACCCATCGAGTTGCCCGACGAACTTGTCCGATCGCTCCCATGGGAAATGGTGCACATCGACCTCGCAGCCCAGACAGTAAGCGCAGGCGAGCATTCCTGGCATCTCGAGATTGATCCGGAGGCAAGGCAGATGCTGCTTGAAGGGCTCGACGCGATCGATCTGACGCTCGCCAGGCTGAAGACTGCAATGGGCCGCTGGCTCAGCGAAGACCGGACCAATCGTCCGTGGATCTATCTGGAGAAGCAGAAATGA
- a CDS encoding DUF6356 family protein: protein MIRKAFTEHPASVGETYFQHFRHANGFGIRMVLGGFACMLHGFLPFLFVRTGSKQIETLHGTMVVNRRKYPEPIDFVI, encoded by the coding sequence ATGATCCGCAAAGCCTTTACCGAGCATCCGGCTTCGGTCGGGGAAACTTACTTCCAGCATTTCCGTCACGCGAACGGCTTCGGCATCCGGATGGTCCTGGGCGGATTTGCCTGCATGCTGCACGGCTTTCTGCCGTTTCTCTTCGTCAGGACAGGCAGCAAGCAGATCGAGACGCTGCATGGCACGATGGTAGTGAACCGGCGGAAATATCCCGAACCGATCGATTTCGTGATCTAA
- a CDS encoding 3-isopropylmalate dehydratase large subunit encodes MPQTLFDKIWDAHTVAETDAGSALIAIDRVFLHERTGAAALARMKEKGRSLHDPARVFAVMDHIVDTRIGRSDGTLMQGGEGFITETRAACHEAGITLFDVNDRDQGIVHVISPELGIVLPGCTLVAPDSHTCTQGAFGAFAWGIGTSEAEHAMATGVLRLEKPKQMRVTFSGCLSAGVTPKDMALHLIPTYGSGGAGGHVIEFAGEAVSSLDMEGRMTLCNMATEFGAVAAMIAPDEKTFEFLAGRRYAPAEFQHDYWSSLATDEGAGFDSEIAIEASSIAPMVSWGTSPEHSVPIDGIIPDGPDRAHDYIGLAAGAKLAGTPLDAAFIGSCTNSRISDLRRAAAILKGRRIASSIGKAMVVPGSMAVKRQAEAEGLDKVFEDAGFEWRMSGCSLCFYAGGEGFAPGSRVISSTNRNFEGRQGPGIRTHIASPETVAASAIAGAIADPREYPSQEVAA; translated from the coding sequence ATGCCGCAGACGCTCTTCGACAAGATCTGGGACGCGCACACGGTTGCCGAGACCGACGCCGGGAGCGCCCTGATCGCGATCGACCGGGTATTCCTTCACGAGCGTACCGGAGCGGCAGCGCTTGCAAGGATGAAGGAAAAGGGACGGTCCTTGCATGACCCGGCGCGCGTATTCGCGGTGATGGACCATATCGTCGATACGCGGATCGGCCGCAGCGACGGAACGCTCATGCAGGGCGGCGAAGGCTTCATCACCGAAACGCGGGCCGCCTGCCATGAGGCAGGGATCACCCTGTTCGACGTCAACGACCGCGACCAGGGCATCGTCCATGTCATCTCGCCGGAACTCGGCATCGTCCTGCCCGGATGCACATTGGTCGCGCCGGACAGCCATACCTGCACGCAGGGGGCATTCGGCGCTTTCGCCTGGGGGATCGGGACTTCGGAAGCAGAACATGCCATGGCCACCGGCGTCCTCCGGCTCGAAAAGCCGAAACAGATGCGCGTGACCTTTTCCGGATGCCTCTCAGCGGGGGTAACGCCCAAGGACATGGCGCTTCACCTGATTCCCACCTACGGATCGGGCGGTGCCGGGGGCCATGTCATCGAATTCGCCGGCGAGGCGGTTTCGTCGCTCGACATGGAAGGGCGAATGACCCTGTGCAACATGGCCACCGAGTTCGGGGCGGTCGCCGCAATGATTGCGCCCGATGAGAAGACCTTCGAATTCCTCGCAGGGCGCAGGTATGCCCCTGCGGAGTTCCAACATGACTATTGGTCCAGCTTGGCGACCGACGAAGGCGCGGGCTTCGACAGCGAAATCGCCATCGAGGCGTCGAGCATCGCGCCGATGGTCAGCTGGGGCACGAGCCCCGAGCATTCCGTCCCGATCGATGGCATCATTCCCGACGGCCCGGATCGAGCGCACGATTATATCGGGCTCGCAGCTGGCGCGAAGCTTGCGGGAACTCCGCTCGACGCAGCCTTCATCGGCAGCTGTACCAACAGCCGTATCTCAGACCTGCGCCGCGCCGCAGCGATCCTCAAGGGCCGGCGTATTGCGTCATCGATCGGCAAGGCCATGGTCGTCCCCGGATCGATGGCAGTGAAGCGGCAGGCCGAGGCCGAAGGCCTGGACAAGGTCTTCGAAGATGCCGGGTTCGAGTGGCGAATGAGCGGCTGCTCATTGTGTTTCTACGCGGGCGGGGAAGGATTTGCCCCAGGTTCGCGCGTCATCTCCAGTACCAATCGCAATTTCGAAGGACGGCAAGGTCCGGGAATTCGCACTCATATTGCGTCTCCCGAAACCGTCGCGGCAAGTGCGATTGCCGGAGCGATCGCCGATCCGCGCGAATATCCGTCGCAGGAGGTGGCGGCATGA
- a CDS encoding CaiB/BaiF CoA-transferase family protein, giving the protein MSGPAPLAGIKVVEFTHMVMGPTVGHILAGLGAEVVRVEPIGGDRTRRLMGSGAGYFPMYNRGKQSICLDLKSDEGLAVAKDLVARADVLVENFRPGALDRLGLDYESCAKANPRLIYCSEKGFLPGPYEKRTALDEVAQMMGGLAYMTGPPGKPLRAGASVIDVTGGMFGVIGVLAALEERHRTGRGQKVVASLFETTAYLVGQHMAQYAVTGTPAAPMPARVSAWAIYDVFETRDEPVFIGVVTDALWEKFCRLFDLDELWNDETLRENNARVAAREKIMPRIRALIGTMSRDEVVAKLDGTGLPFAPISKPEELFDDPHLNSGGLENVTLDCGKSVRLPTIPLQMDGKRIGTPQELPRPGEDWRHVLTALGYDEDRIEQLHDCGAIGS; this is encoded by the coding sequence ATGAGCGGCCCCGCACCCCTTGCCGGTATAAAGGTGGTGGAATTCACCCATATGGTCATGGGCCCAACGGTGGGACACATTCTCGCCGGTCTTGGCGCCGAAGTCGTCCGGGTCGAACCGATCGGCGGCGACCGGACGCGGCGGCTGATGGGATCGGGTGCGGGCTATTTCCCAATGTACAATCGCGGCAAGCAATCGATCTGCCTCGATCTGAAGAGCGATGAAGGCCTCGCTGTTGCGAAGGATCTGGTCGCCCGAGCCGACGTACTGGTCGAAAACTTCCGTCCCGGAGCTCTCGACCGCTTGGGCCTCGACTACGAGAGCTGCGCCAAAGCCAATCCCCGGTTGATCTACTGTTCGGAAAAAGGGTTTCTGCCCGGCCCCTACGAGAAGCGTACCGCGCTAGACGAGGTCGCGCAGATGATGGGCGGGCTCGCCTATATGACCGGCCCGCCTGGTAAACCGCTCCGCGCTGGCGCGAGCGTGATCGACGTGACCGGGGGCATGTTCGGCGTCATCGGTGTGTTGGCCGCGCTCGAAGAGCGGCACCGCACCGGCAGAGGGCAGAAAGTCGTTGCCAGCCTATTTGAAACGACCGCCTACCTCGTCGGGCAGCACATGGCGCAATATGCGGTTACCGGAACCCCTGCAGCCCCAATGCCTGCGCGGGTTTCGGCATGGGCGATCTACGACGTTTTCGAAACACGGGACGAGCCCGTCTTCATCGGCGTGGTGACCGATGCGCTGTGGGAGAAATTCTGCAGGCTCTTCGATCTTGACGAGTTATGGAACGATGAGACACTGCGGGAAAACAACGCCCGGGTGGCAGCCCGCGAGAAGATCATGCCGCGAATTCGTGCATTGATCGGCACGATGAGTCGCGACGAAGTGGTAGCGAAGCTCGACGGCACCGGACTGCCCTTCGCACCAATCAGCAAGCCAGAGGAGTTGTTCGACGACCCACATCTGAATAGCGGGGGGCTCGAGAATGTTACGCTCGACTGCGGCAAATCCGTGCGATTGCCAACTATCCCGCTGCAGATGGACGGGAAGCGGATTGGTACACCTCAGGAATTGCCAAGGCCGGGTGAAGATTGGCGACATGTCCTCACGGCCCTTGGATATGACGAAGACCGTATCGAGCAGTTGCACGATTGTGGCGCGATAGGGAGCTAG
- a CDS encoding YeiH family protein gives MPAQSLQSRVIALLPGFVLASIAAMAAAFMAQSYDFPVILLGLLIGLAASFMAENERTAAGLDFVSRHALRLGIVMLGLQVTVSQLAMLGVLPLLGLLVTMACAFAAAMIAARVFSIQKEAGVLAGGATAICGASAALALYGVIGKDRLDQAKFSVALMGVALASALAMATYPIAASMLGLTDAQVGFVMGASVHDAAQAIGGAYDYSDIAGDDATVVKLARVAMLAPVVALVAMWVNGGKQASGCVLTRIALPWFIIAFLALVILNSIAVVPAPIAATALLLSKSLLLLAVTATAIRSRLDTLVTAGWRPLMPVLFATLASAVASLGVALAVVG, from the coding sequence GTGCCGGCCCAATCCCTGCAGTCTCGCGTCATCGCGCTGCTGCCGGGTTTCGTACTTGCCAGCATCGCCGCAATGGCGGCGGCATTCATGGCGCAAAGCTATGATTTCCCGGTGATCCTACTCGGTCTGCTGATCGGCCTTGCAGCCAGCTTCATGGCTGAGAACGAGCGTACGGCAGCGGGCCTCGACTTTGTCAGTAGGCATGCTCTGCGGCTCGGGATCGTGATGCTTGGATTGCAGGTCACCGTGTCGCAGCTGGCCATGCTGGGAGTGCTCCCGCTCCTTGGACTGCTTGTTACGATGGCTTGCGCTTTCGCTGCGGCGATGATTGCCGCGCGTGTCTTCTCGATCCAGAAAGAGGCGGGCGTCCTCGCCGGAGGGGCGACTGCGATTTGCGGAGCGTCAGCGGCGCTGGCTCTCTATGGCGTCATTGGTAAGGATCGCCTCGATCAAGCCAAGTTTTCGGTCGCCCTGATGGGAGTCGCGCTGGCGAGTGCCCTGGCGATGGCAACCTATCCGATTGCCGCCTCCATGCTGGGTTTGACCGACGCGCAGGTAGGGTTTGTCATGGGCGCCTCGGTGCACGATGCCGCACAAGCTATCGGGGGCGCATACGACTATTCCGACATTGCTGGAGATGATGCTACGGTCGTGAAGCTGGCCCGTGTTGCAATGCTCGCCCCGGTCGTTGCGCTGGTCGCGATGTGGGTAAACGGCGGGAAGCAAGCATCGGGGTGCGTCCTGACACGCATCGCTCTTCCGTGGTTCATCATAGCGTTTCTGGCGCTCGTGATCTTGAACAGCATTGCAGTCGTTCCCGCACCGATAGCGGCTACTGCCCTTCTGCTGTCGAAGTCCCTGCTACTGCTTGCCGTGACGGCTACCGCTATCCGCTCGCGCCTCGACACGCTGGTGACTGCCGGATGGAGGCCGCTCATGCCGGTGCTCTTTGCTACTCTCGCCTCGGCGGTGGCCAGTCTTGGCGTAGCTCTCGCGGTGGTGGGATGA
- a CDS encoding alpha/beta hydrolase, translating into MMGIRKAYADGPFGQIHYRSSGTLDASHHIVCLHPAPFSGLAFTQLMPHFPDDWCVIAPDFPGHGGSDAFRTNATIDDYAAAMLAMVESFNTGARIDLIGFHTGCLVACEMAIREPAQFQQLVLIDTPVFRPETRAEHLAQAARPPGFTAEIETLQASWERGISRRIESQGMERSFEMFVEQLRHGEAMNAGFHAGFTYPVEQRLAEVPVPTTIIATQSSLTEASRRAASLIPDARLVERLDINRAVLDEAAEPIAAEIRTILEVELVATQEEK; encoded by the coding sequence ATGATGGGGATCCGTAAGGCCTATGCGGATGGCCCATTCGGCCAGATCCATTACCGCTCTTCCGGCACGCTCGACGCTTCGCATCACATTGTCTGCCTCCACCCCGCACCCTTCAGCGGCTTGGCGTTCACCCAATTGATGCCGCATTTTCCTGACGACTGGTGCGTTATTGCGCCCGACTTTCCGGGACACGGTGGCTCAGACGCATTCCGCACCAATGCCACGATTGACGATTATGCGGCAGCGATGCTGGCTATGGTGGAAAGCTTCAACACCGGTGCTCGTATCGACCTGATCGGTTTTCACACCGGCTGCCTTGTTGCGTGCGAAATGGCGATCCGGGAACCGGCGCAATTTCAGCAGCTGGTTCTGATCGACACCCCGGTCTTCCGTCCGGAAACGCGCGCGGAACATCTGGCACAGGCTGCACGCCCGCCCGGCTTTACCGCGGAGATCGAGACCCTTCAGGCCTCTTGGGAACGCGGGATTTCGCGGCGGATCGAGAGTCAAGGAATGGAGCGCAGCTTCGAGATGTTCGTCGAGCAGCTGCGGCACGGCGAAGCGATGAACGCAGGCTTCCATGCCGGATTTACCTATCCCGTCGAGCAGCGGTTGGCTGAGGTGCCTGTTCCAACGACAATCATCGCAACACAATCCTCGCTAACCGAAGCCAGCCGCCGTGCTGCCAGCTTGATCCCTGACGCGAGGTTGGTCGAGAGGCTGGATATCAACCGAGCGGTCCTCGACGAGGCTGCCGAACCGATAGCGGCGGAAATTCGCACCATTCTCGAAGTCGAACTTGTTGCCACGCAAGAGGAAAAATGA
- a CDS encoding hydroxymethylglutaryl-CoA lyase codes for MTDILVSEVGLRDGLQSIERVMPLEAKKRWIAAEAEAGVREIEVGSFVPPKLLPQMADTAELVAFAKTIEGLTVVTLVPNAKGAQLAAEAGVDAVSIPFSMSETHSLKNVRKDHAGMLAEIAEAASIARDHGVHFAVGLSTAFGCTMEGAVNEDQVVRLAEKAVEAGARELSLSDTTGYADPAQVRRLTRKVKAAVGEGLLTTLHLHNTRGLGLANVVAGLEEGITTFDASLGGLGGCPFAPGASGNLVTEDLVLMLNSMGLKTGIDLDKLLKVRAIVEEALPGEPLYGFTPDAGPMLDYASRVAA; via the coding sequence ATGACCGACATCCTCGTTTCAGAAGTCGGCCTTCGCGACGGCCTGCAATCGATCGAACGCGTGATGCCCCTCGAGGCGAAAAAACGCTGGATCGCTGCCGAAGCCGAGGCGGGCGTGCGCGAGATCGAAGTTGGCAGTTTCGTCCCGCCAAAGCTGCTCCCGCAAATGGCCGACACGGCGGAACTCGTCGCATTTGCCAAGACGATCGAAGGTCTCACCGTCGTCACGCTGGTACCAAATGCAAAGGGTGCACAGCTCGCCGCCGAGGCGGGTGTCGACGCGGTGAGCATCCCGTTTTCCATGAGCGAGACGCACAGCCTCAAGAATGTCCGCAAGGATCACGCCGGAATGCTCGCAGAGATCGCCGAGGCGGCATCTATCGCGCGGGACCACGGGGTGCACTTCGCGGTCGGACTCTCGACCGCCTTCGGGTGCACCATGGAGGGTGCGGTGAACGAGGATCAGGTAGTTCGCCTCGCGGAAAAGGCGGTCGAAGCGGGTGCCAGGGAGCTGAGCCTGTCCGACACGACCGGCTATGCCGATCCGGCGCAAGTGCGGCGGTTGACGCGAAAGGTGAAGGCAGCGGTCGGCGAGGGCCTGCTTACCACACTCCATCTCCATAACACGCGCGGACTGGGCCTTGCGAATGTCGTCGCCGGCCTCGAGGAAGGGATTACCACTTTCGATGCGTCGCTGGGCGGCCTTGGTGGTTGCCCCTTCGCCCCGGGAGCAAGCGGCAACCTCGTGACCGAGGACCTGGTGCTGATGCTCAATTCCATGGGTCTCAAGACCGGCATCGATCTCGACAAACTTCTGAAAGTGCGCGCGATCGTGGAGGAGGCGCTGCCGGGCGAGCCGCTTTATGGCTTCACGCCCGACGCCGGACCTATGCTGGATTATGCCAGCAGGGTGGCGGCATGA
- a CDS encoding VOC family protein, whose product MRQILQFGAALLLSACATAGGDIPGDLQSDRRAMEGVQSDAPLPTDVRRATIIVRDMDRSLAFWRDALGLELNYDIEVTLSGVNLPVGEPGTRARLVLLNGNDPYIGWIGLLQPIDPPLPDADKPYPTRLGSGMALMVVNTDDADKRCAAAAAVEGTLMTGPPRRQVYPSRDGKGEIRVRGCNVFDPDGIAVEINQLLD is encoded by the coding sequence ATGCGGCAAATTCTTCAGTTCGGTGCGGCGCTCTTGCTTAGCGCCTGCGCAACTGCGGGCGGCGATATTCCGGGAGACCTGCAATCGGACCGGCGGGCCATGGAAGGGGTGCAGAGCGATGCTCCCTTGCCCACGGATGTTCGCAGGGCCACGATCATCGTGCGCGACATGGACAGGAGCCTTGCGTTCTGGCGCGATGCGCTGGGACTGGAGCTCAATTACGATATCGAAGTGACGCTTTCGGGCGTCAACCTGCCCGTCGGGGAACCCGGCACGCGTGCCCGGCTCGTGCTGCTCAACGGGAACGATCCCTATATCGGCTGGATCGGGTTGCTGCAGCCGATCGATCCTCCGCTACCCGATGCGGACAAGCCATACCCCACCCGGCTCGGTTCCGGGATGGCGCTGATGGTGGTCAATACCGACGATGCCGACAAGCGCTGTGCAGCGGCAGCTGCCGTCGAGGGAACCTTGATGACGGGGCCGCCTCGCCGGCAGGTCTATCCGTCGCGCGACGGGAAAGGCGAAATCCGCGTGCGTGGCTGCAACGTGTTCGACCCGGACGGTATCGCGGTCGAGATAAACCAGCTGCTCGATTAG